Part of the Pseudobdellovibrionaceae bacterium genome is shown below.
AACAAATAAAACAGACCGCCTCTGCACAATCATTCCCCCCGATTTTGCAAAGAATTACCAAAAGATTGAATAACTAATGAGCAATTAGGGGGCCAGATGAGGTGAGAATGAAGCGGCGTTCATCCTGGGCTCGGGTGAAGCTGGTAGACGCCTGCCTATCCGGTGATCAATTGTTGTATAGGCAACACTCGAATGAAGTACAAAGAAAGTCAGATCGCCCAACGGGTTGCAGGTTATGAGTTCACGGGGTTTTCAGGTGAAGTGTAATACGCTGAAGAGCAGAGTCATGTTAGGTCCTCCCGAGGCCTCGGGCTTTTAGTGGACCATCAGTCTCAAGACATAAGGCTTCAGGCCTTTAAAGAAAAATTCGACGGCGATCATCATAATAATAAGTCCCATCAGGCGAGAAAAAACCTTTGACCCACTTTCACCCAAAAGGCGCATGATTTTTCGAGATCCCAGGAGCAAAAAATACGTAGCCAGGCTCACCAGAAAAAAAGTAGCAAACAAGATCGTGCGCTGTGAGTAGGTGCTAGCATCGGTGGTCAACACGGTGGTGATGGTGATGGCGCCGGGGCCGTAAATGGTGGGGATGGCGAGTGGAGTGACAGCGGCAATTTTGGCCTCGTCCGTGTCGCTTTCGCCATCGGTGAGGGATTTGGTGCGGGCTATTTTTCCTTGAAGCATGTCAAAACCGGTGAGAAAAAATAATATACCGCCCACAATTCTTAGGCCATCTACAGAAATTTTAAAAAAATCGAAAATAAATTTTCCTGTTAATGAAAATACCACCATGGCGATAAAAGCGGTGACGCAGCCGCGTTTGGCGACCGCCACAGCTTTGTCGCGACTGATGTTTTCCGTCATTCCGAGGTAAAGCGGCATTACGGAAAAGGGGTTCACAATGGTAAAAAGACTTGTGAACGCAAAAAGAAAATAAGAAATCTGCTCTTTCATGGAACTTACAATAACATCTTTTACTATTTTTGAGTAATTTTAGATTGTGAGATTTTTTGCAGAAACTTGTCGGCTGTGGTTTCTGTCAGGCTGAAGCTAAAGCCAGGTATGTAAACCTTAATGTAAGGCTCTCCTCGGGCCGAAGCCGAGAACTCTTCGACGCCGCAGATGTGTTCGGGCTTTACCCAAACTCTGGTTTTTTCTTTGGTGGTGAACTCTATGTAGTCGCTCATATAAAAATCATCACTTATGTACGGTGAATTGCCCAGCATTTAGTTTATCAAAATATTCTTTAGAGGCTGCGCGTAACTTTGGAAACAGCATCCAAACAGCAAATAGGTTTGGAACCACCATCAACCCCAACATGATGTCTGAAAAGGCAAGCACCGGCCCCAGGGTCCAAACAGCACCCACGATGGCCAGCAAACAAAAAAGCCCTTTGTATATAAGAAGCGACTTTGTGCTGCCGGGAAACAGAAAATCTACGGCCCGCTCGCCGTAGTACGACCAGCTAAGTAGTGTGGAGTAGGCAAAAAGCACCACAGCCGTAGTCACAAAGAAAGTGCCAAACCCAGGGATACCCGTATCAAAGGCGGCAGCTGTCAGAGTCACACCTTCAACGCCGTCAGAGTTCAAGTGAGCTCCTGAGATAAGGATCACAAGTGCGGTCATCGAACAAATCACCACGGTGTCGATAAAGGGTTCAAGAAGAGCCACCACACCTTCGCGGATGGGCTCATCAGTGGAGGCGGCACTGTGAGCAATGGGGGCCGATCCCAAACCGGCCTCATTTGAAAAACAAGCTCGGCGTACACCTTGAATCAAGGCACGGATAGCGCCACCGGCCACACCTCCGGCGGCTGCGTTTAAACCAAAGGCCTCTGAGAAAATGCTAGAAAACACCGCTGGGACTTGCCCAATGTTAGAAACAATAACGATCAAAGCCCCGATCACATAAATAGCTCCCATCAGCGGCACTAGTATTCCAGTGACATGGCCGATTCGTTTAATTCCGCCGATGATCACCATACCTGTGAGTAGAGAAAGGGTAATTCCAGTGACCCACTTGATCAAGTTTTCATCATAGGGCAGGCTCCGCACGAGAACACTGGCCACTTGATTGGTTTGAAACATATTGGCCGCACCGAAAGAGGCAACGATGGCGGCAAAAGCAAAAAACACGGCCAGTGGTCGCCACTTTTCACCGAGACCGCGAACGATATAGTGCATGGGACCGCCATGAACCTCGCCCCGCTCGTCCACGTGGCGATACATCACAGCCAAGCTGCATTCCGAATATTTCGTAGCCATACCCACAAGGCCAGTGACCACCATCCAAAACACAGCGCCCGGTCCGCCGGCACTGATTGCCACAGCCACACCGGCAATATTACCCAACCCCACCGTCGCTGAAAGAGCCGTGGTAAGAGCTTGGAAGTGCGAAATCTCGCCCGGATCATTCGGGTCATCATAGCGACCACGTATCACGTGAATGGCATGAATGAATCCCTTAATTTGCACAAAGCCCAAGAGCAAAGTGAGAGCCAGGCCAGTGCCCACAAGCACCACCACCATGGGCAGGCTCCAGATCGCACCGACAATTACATTTAATACATTTTCAATAGAATTTAATATCCCCATGGGATCAAAATGTATTGGCCTCTGCCTATGGGGTCAACCATGAAGGTCGTGTAACATAAGGTTTGGGATTAGTTGGCAGCCATGCGTTGACGAATTTCTTGCCATTCTTGCTCAAGAAATAAGCCAGTGTTCGAGCCCTTTCGTCGATAGCTTGCGATCAGTTGTCTAGCATCTCGAAGTCGGTTGCTGCGCAGGAGCATTTTTACGTAATGTTGGGCCACAGTGGTTTGCACGGTGTCGGGTTTGGCCTCTAGCACCACCAGGTAATATTGACGAGCTAAATCAATATGACCATTTCGATCTAGAGTTTTTGCATATTCATATTGAGCTTCTAGTTCCGTGCCGCCTTCTTTGAAGTATTGTCCTAATGTTTGCATGGCTTCATAGTCTTTTCGTTGTTTGGCCTGCAAAATTCCAAGTTCAGCCAATGTTTCTTTGTCGGCGCCGTGCTCGTAGGCACTCAATAGGGCCGTTTCGGCCAAGTCATAAAACTTTCGATCCAAGCAAATTTGCGCATAGTGAGTCATATCATACTGCGTGGCCAGGCCCAGGGTCTGTTTGGCCTTGATAGAAACCACGGAGAGAGAGTGTTGTCCCCAGGTCGAAATAAAAATCAATGAGCCCGCAAAAATAAGGGCAAACATAAAAAGACTGATGGCCGTGCGCTTTTGGTAGTTTTCTAAAATCTTGTTGGGCTTTTTGCTGGATGACCACCCGCAATCACAAATCATCGTGCTCCCAAACATATGTGTAGGCTTAATCGGATCAAAACATCTTGGACAACGCAATTGATTGGATCGCATAGACACCCCTCTTCGTCTCATAAGCAGTGTACATGGCACATTCTGTGCCACCGTCATTGGCCCCTAGAATCCCTGATACGGGTTAAAATCGTGCAACGGTTAACCTTCTGATCAATGGATTGACAATTGCTTTGTTGGCAAGGCAAATGGCTATCTATGGAAAAATCAGTGTTGTTTTCAGAAGAAAAAATCGGTGAGCGGGGTTTGGGGGTTGTGCAGCTCAACCGACCCCGGGCCTTAAACGCCTTGAACTTAGAGATGTTTGAACAGTTGGCTGAGCGGTTGCTGCGCTGGCGCGAGGATCAGAGCATTGCCTGTGTGGTTCTATTAAGTGGTCATGAAAAGGCTTTTTGTGCCGGCGGCGATGTCAAAGGTCTTGTGGAAGGTCTTCGAAAAGGTCCTGAGGGTTTAGATTTAGCCAAAAGGTTTTTTGTTTTTGAGTATTTTGTAGATTATTTGATTCACGCCTATCCAAAACCCGTGTTGGCTTGGACTCAAGGTCTCACCATGGGAGGCGGGATTGGTATCAGCAATGGAGCCAGTCATCGCGTGGTGGTGGAGACCTCAGTGTTTTCCATGCCGGAAGTGAATATAGGGCTGTTTCCCGATGTGGGTGCCAGTTTCTTTTTGCGAGACATGCCTCATGATGTGGGTTTGTTTCTGGGTTTGACGGGATATCGATTGGGTCCCGAAGATGCCATGGCCTTAGGGTTATCCGACTATTATTTAAAAGACGAGTGGAAGCGAAAAGTTTTGGCCGATATCACAAGGCTGCCATGGGTTGGGGAGAGGGGTCATGATGTGAGTCTTCTTGATGACTACTTAAATGGTGTGCAACGCCAACGACCAGCGCCCAGTTCTTCTTTCGTGAAAGAGTTGCCAGCGGTCATGGACCTTGTGGATTACAAACATGTGTTGGAATTTGACAAGGCTTTTTCTGAACTGAAAAAAAGTGAGCGACTCACTGCCGCTTATGAGAATTACACTCGCGGTTGCCCCCTATCAAAAGCCATTACCTTTCGCCAATTAAAAACCGAGCCTTTTCCGACATTGCGTGAGGCGTTTTTAAAAGAATGGCATATGGCCATTACAAGTTGTGAAAACTCCAATTTTGTCGAAGGCGTGAGAGCCCTACTTATAGACAAGGACAATCAACCAAATTGGATGCCTGCGGATTTGAATGAAGTCACTGAAGATCAGGTCGATCCCTATTTCAACGGGGCGAAAAACTCGGCCTCAGAGTTAGATGCTATGATGAAACGTCACGGGATTTAGGTCGGTTTTACTGACTCAAGTGTGTTTGAAGTCGTGAAAAGGAATAAAAGTCCAAAGGCAATAGTTGTTAAGGTGGCCATAGGTAAGGCTAGCTCCAGGTACGACATGCTTTAAAAGACGTGTGGTTTAGGATCGCAACGCCGTCGATAATTCAGCCAGCGGCAAGGTGACTTGTGTGCCCGATTCTAGATTTTTGATTTCCACTTGAGATTTGGCTAAATCCTCATCCGAAAAAATCACGGCCTTTTTTGCCTGCAAACGATCGGCTTTTTTTAGTCGCTTACTCATATTGCCACTGAGTACACACTCCACAATAAATTGATTCTCACGAAGGGTTTGCGCCAGTTTCAGACTTTCTTTTTCAGCCTGTTCTCCCAGCGGTATCAAGGCGATCAGCGGCTCAGCGTTGAGAGTGGGTTCATAGATAAGAGCCAGTCGCTCGATTCCAGAGGCCCAGCCTACGCCTGTGGTTGTTGGGCCACCCATTTGCTCCACTAGACCATCATAGCGACCGCCAGCAAGAACAGTGTCTTGGGCGCCTAAATTTTTTGCCTTAAACTCAAACACACAATGGCAATAATAATCCAATCCGCGCACCAGGCGTGGGTTTTTATTGTAGGGTATTTTTAGCAGATCAAGGCCTGCACACACTTCATCAAACATTTCTTTGGATTCTGCATTCAAAGAGTCATGGAGCCGCGGGGCTTTGCCTATGATGTCTTGGTCTTTTTCATCTTTGGAGTCCAAAATGCGCAGTGGATTGGTGCTGAGTCGTCGTTGACTGTCTTCGCTCAACTGAGTTTCATGTTGCTGGAGATAGTTCACAAGTTTTTCTCGATATTGCAGGCGGCTTTGGGTGTCGCCGATGGAGTTGATATCCAATGAGATTTGATCTTGTAAGCCCAATTCTTTTAAAAACAAAGCCGCCATGGCGATGACTTCGATGTCATCTCGCGGTTTATCTGCACCTAAGTGCTCCACGCCCACTTGATGAAATTGGCGAAGGCGCCCTTTTTGCGGTCGCTCATAGCGAAACATGGGACCATTGTAAAAAGCCTTAAATGGTAGCTGGCGAGTTAAACCATTTGAAATAAAAGCCCGCACAATAGGGGCCGTTCCCTCAGGGCGTAGAGTGATTTCTTCATTGCCCCGATCTACAAAAGTGTACATTTCTTTATGTACAATATCCGAGGTGTCGCCGAGTGTGCGTTTGAAAACTTGCGTGAACTCGAAAATCGGTGTGGTGATGCCTTGAAAGCCAAATCGCCGAGCGACCTCTTCAGCGATGCTTGTGATGTTTTGATGCTTTTTGTAGTCTTCGCCCCATAAATCATGGGTCCCGCGCGCGGGTTGTAGTTTGCTCATTAAAGATAACCTACGATAGGGTGCGAAGTGGCGCAAGCATTTGATGTTTCCGGGGTTGATCTTTACATGTACATCGGTGACCATAGTAAATTATGTCCAGTATTGTCTTTGATATCAGTCCAAAAATCAGCGCAAGAACAGCCGTTTTTCCAGGGGACCAGCCCTTCACCCAAGCGTCCTCCTTGAGTTTTGCCTCGGGGGATCACTTAGAGTTATCGTCGATCAAAACCACTTTGCATATTGGGGCCCATGCCGACGCCCCCAGTCACTACATGGCTGGCGGTGCGCCCATTGATCGAAGAAGCCTTGACTATTACATGGGTCCTTGTCAGGTGGTGCAATGGGCAGAGCCTGTAGTTGGTAGAATCACTCTGAAACACTGGGGAGATCGTTCGGTGTTGGCGCCCCGAGTGTTATTTGCAACAAGATCTTTTTTAAACCCGGATCAATGGAGCAATGAGTTTGCATCACTCTCACCAGAGTTGATCAACTACCTGGCCGAACGCGAAGTGATCACAGTAGGTATAGATACGCCTTCGATTGATCCAGCTGAGGCAAAAGATCTGATCAGTCATCAAGCGGTGGCGGCAAATGACATGGCCATTTTAGAAGGACTCATTCTAAAGAGTGTGCCAGAGGGTGTTTATGATTTGATCGCCTTACCACTAAAAATTGAAGGGGCCGATGCTTCTCCCGTTCGCGCTATTCTTGTGGCAGATGGGAATTATAGTAAAACCCCAGTTGCGCCTTAACATCTTTTGGTAGTTCAGGCAGTTTTGATTTCGGTATAAAAAAAGTGGTCAACTGAAAAAAATCGCTGAAAACTTTGTGGCGTTCTGCTGTGGCCTGGAGATAATCGCTGCCTGAAGATCCGCCGGTCCCAATTTTAGCGCCCAACATGCGGCGAGCCATGAGCGCGTGCCGGTATCTCCAACTGGTCATGTTCTCGTCAATATCTTGAAGAGCGGTGATTAATGAAAATGGAATCTGAAAAATGGGTTGGTGGCGATAGAGCTGAATAAGTAGGGCGGCTCTTGTCGCTTTATGCGAAAGCCTCCAAGTGCCTTGCTGCCTCTGCTGTTCATAGAGTTTTTCATCGAAAAGGGCTGCGAATTTGCCCTCTGATTGTTCTATAGAGGCTACACCGCGCTTTTTATCTTCGTCTGATAAAAAGGGGTTTTGCTTCAAAGCGTCCCGCTCTTGCTGAAACATAGATCCGACGGCTTCTCGATAACGGCCCCAAAAATCAAACTGACCAATTTCTAAAAAGGGAGTGCGCTCAAGCCAGCGTTCGATGCAGTCAAAGAGTGAACTTTGCTCTTCAAGTTCTGAAATGCCTTGCTGTTGGTCAGGACGTAGGTGTTCTGTGTAGCGGGTGTTATTGTAAGAGAGGCGTTGGTTAGGCATTAAACCCAATTTATTTTCAAGAACCCGAAACTGTGCGCTTTGAAAACCACTGGCCGGATATAACAAATCACGAAAATCAAGAAAATCTAGGGGCGTCATTGTTTCTATAATAGACACCTGTTCAAACAGCAGCCTCTGAATCTCGATCACTCGATGTAGGCGGGAGACTGCCGTGCCCATATCTTGTTCATCCACGGTGGGTTGATTGAAACAACTTAAAATGGAGTCCACTTCGTGCAGAATCTGTTTAAACCAGAGTTCATAGGCTTGATGAACGACAATAAAAAGCATCTCATCATGGGCCGGTCGACCATCTTCAGCACTTCGAGGCGTTTGACTTGAAAGTATTTGATCGAGCTTCAAGTAGTCATGGTAGTTGATGGGTTTATAGCTCATAGTTTTTTCACCTCGTTTATGGTTTGAATAAAGCTTTCAATGTCATCAAGGGTCGTATCAAAGCTGATCATAAGTCGCGCGATCCAGGTTTTCTCATCCCAAATATAAAAAAAATGTCTATCCCGCAAAGGTTTCGTCCATGCCTGTGGGAATTTCATAAAAACTGAGTTGGCTTGTACGGGATGGACCACTTCGACGCCATCTATATCCTTTAGGCGTGTGGCCAACTCAAGGGCCTTGCTGTGACCCTCACGCGCGATCTGTTTCCAGAGTTCTTCAGGGCCCAGCAGTTGCAAGAATTGGGCGGCCAGAAATCGCATTTTTGAAGGGAGCTGCATTTGCTGTTTTCGAACGTATTTGAAATCTTTTTTGGCCTGGTCGTTAAATAAAATCACCATTTCCCCAAAAAGCAGACCATTTTTGGTGCCGCCAAAAGACAGGGCGTCTACGCCCACATCAGCGGTGAGTTCTTTAAATGTGGCATTTAATGCTTCCGCCGCATAGATAAAGCGGGCTCCATCCACATGAAAAAATAAACCATGTTGTTTGGCACACTGACTAAGAGCTAGCATTTCTTCTTTAGAGTAAAGGGTTCCCAACTCTGTAGGTTGAGTGATGGAGATGGCTTTAACTTGCGAGAAGTGTTGGTCGCCCTTTCGAATCAACGTTTCTTCAACTTGGGCGGGTGTCAGTTTTCCGTGTTCGGTGGGGACAGCAATCAGTTTGCATCCAATATTCGCCTCAGGAGCACCACACTCGTCCACGTTTAAATGGGAGTCCGTGGTGCACACTATACTGTGGTGACTGCTGACCAATGACTTTATCGCTAAAACGTTGGCGGCTGTGCCATTGAAAACCATGTGAGCTTCAGCCGTGGAGCCAAACAGTTTTTCCACAAGCTTATAGAGCTCATGACTCAGTGGATCTGTTCCATAGCTGGGAGAGTGGCCTGAGTTGATGTGAACAAGGGATTCCATAATGGCTGGATGCACACCCGCATGGTTGTCGCTGCCAAATCCCTTGGTGGCATTAGGTTCACTCATGTTTGCCTTCAATGGATCTCAAATAAACATGCATGATTTGAGCGGCCAGTTTCGCTGTCTGTCCATCGAAGTCCAAAGGCGGAGAGACCTCATAAATACCTAATAGGGGTACATGCAACCGGGAGACCAGCAAATGAAATAGTGGCATAAAGTCATTAACGCCAAAGCCTGTGGGCCAGGACTGACTGCAGCCCATGGCGGCCGTGGAGGTGAAACCATCAATATCCACACTGATAAAAGTAGGTCGGCCTTGCCAAAGTTTTTCGCCTAAGGCCCGCGTGACGTAAACATTGAATGACTCACCCGAAAGTAAAATGTCTTCTTGTGAAATAATCTGTCCGCCACGATCGAGTACCCATTGCCAGTGAGTTTTACTGTTGCAGTGGGGTTGAACGCCGATTTCAACAAAGTCAAAATTGCTAAAATGAGACAGTAGGCGGTAAAAGGGAGTGCCGCTAGAGAGCTTTTCTTCACTGGGCCTTACATCTAAGTGTGCATCAAAATTAATAACCAGGGGTTTTTGTCCCAAATCTTTGCACCAATTCAAAAAGGCAGCGCCATCTGGATAACCATAATCATGACCGCCCCCCAGGCCCACATAGTGATGAGACGAACGCAAGGCCGAAAGAGCCGTTTCTTCAGCCACCTTGTGTCGGTCAGAAAGCGAAAATTCTGAAACGTTGAGATTTCCAATATCATAAAGACCAAGATGAGGATCGCGATGAGGTGATGGGGTCATGCGATAAAAAAAGTTTCGAATTGAGTCGGGCCCTTTGCGGGCACCGAGCCGCCCACCATTAATCTGAATGCCTTCATCGTCCGGGTAGCCAGAAATAACCAGACCCGGTTTGTTGGCACTAAGCGCTGCCACTTTAGTAGAGCGAACCAAGTCGCCCAGTCGAGGATCCAATTTATCGTTTCGGCTAAAAAACAAAGTGGGATTAGATGGTGTAAACAAAGTGCGTCGCCTCATTGGATTGTGAGATGGAAACAGTCATCGCCCCATTTGAAGGCGTCCGCGGGAGGTGTGCCACGGGTGGGCACGAGTGGCCGCATGTCGTCTTCGGATTGCGTCACTAACGTGCCGCAACCCGGATACGCCATGCACATCGTGAACCCGTGGCACACCTCCCGCGGACGCCTTCAAATGGGGCGATGACTGTTTCCACATGGTGTATCGGTCGTTAAAGGAAATTTTACTTGAAAAGGCAATTTAAAAACGTGTGTCTTCGTTAGTGAAATGTGGGTTTTGTTGGGTTATGTTGTAAGGGTAGGCGGCGCCTTGACGCGCTTGGTAAATTTTGTCTTTTTGGGAGGATGTTTTGGCTCACATTCAATGTTCGATGGTGATCCCTGGCGAACGCAGCGAGGTGTTTCAGTACGTTACGGCGTTGGAAAACCAACCCTTACTTCTTGAAGACACCATTGAGGCGGAAAATCTCAATGGCGATCGCATACTGGAAAAAGATGCGGAGTACAGTTTTTTGATGTGTCGCATGCATTTTTCGCAGCCGGTGCGACTTTATGTGACAGAATTTATTCCCGGTGATGTGTTGACCTACCGGCAGACCGAGGGTCTGTTTGAAAAGTGGGTTCACACGATGAAGTTCACAACTCATGGCCCAGGTGAAACTTTGGTCACTGATTTGGTCGAATACGCGGTGCCCATGGGAATATTAGGGAATTTAGCTGATGATTTGTTTATTCGTAAAGATATGGGACGGGTGCTAAAGGCTCGACTCGCTCATGCAGCAGAGTATTTTGAGCGACGCCGGGATGCGAGAGAAATGCAACAAAACTTGGGCAGTGCGGAGAGCGGTTGATTTTACCTGCCGCCATTGATAGCGTGGGACAAATTATTTCTGAAGGAGAACCGTCATGGCTTTTGAACTACCTGCACTTCCATTTGAAAAAAACGCACTAGAACCCCATATTTCTCAAGAAACCATCGAGTATCACTACGGCAAACATCATAATGCCTACGTCACTAAACTAAATAGTCTGATCGAAGGAACAGAATTTGCCAACGCTTCACTAGAGGACATCATTAAAAAATCCAGTGGCGGCATCTTTAATAACGCCGCTCAGGTGTGGAACCACACGTTCTACTGGCATTGTTTAAGCCCCAAAGGGGGAGGTCAGCCCACAGGTGATTTGGCCGCGGCTATCGATAAGACGTGGGGATCTTTTGATAAATTTAAAGAAGAGTTCACAAATACAGCAGCTACACTTTTTGGCTCAGGCTGGGCCTGGCTTGTTAAAAAGCCTAACGGCACTCTCGCGCTTGAGCAAACCAGTAACGCCGGGTGTCCGTTGACCACTGATAGCAAGCCACTAATGACATGTGATGTGTGGGAACATGCCTACTACGTGGACTATCGGAATGCGCGCCCCCAGTATCTTGAGGCTTTCTGGAAACTCGTGAACTGGGATTTTGTGGCAAAGAATTTTAAGTGATCTAGGTAGAGAGACCAGAGCTTGAAATACGGATAGGTTCCGGCCACAAAAAATAGATAAAATCGAAGAGTCCACCCAGGCCAGGGCTTGAGGTGAGGGGGGACAAGTGCATCCACGCTGCCCTCCCGATGTGCATGGCGTATCCGGGTTGCGGCACGTTAGTGACGCAATCCGAAGACGACATGCGGCCACTCGGGCCGGCAGCGTGGATGCACTTGTCCCCCCTCACCTCAAGCCCTGGCCTGGGTGGCCGGTCTGTCACTGAATCGAATGTGTCATTATCTCTGGTTTTTTCTACACGACATTTCTAAATTTAAGTTCTGCTTGTAGGGCTTTTAGCTGGTCCAAGGGGAGACTTCCGACGCCATCGATGAGAATCTTGGTCAAGGCCTCTTTGTGGTCAATATGTTCCCAGGATGTCATTCTGTCGTAAAAGTTGGCCACAGCGGCGGCTGTCACTAAAGGGTCGAGTTGGTTGCCTGTGGTCTTTTTGGGGAAACCACTTCCGTCCACGCGTTCTTCATGTTGCAGCACAACGCTCAATGTAATTTGGTCCACGTGGGCAAGGTCTTTTAAAATGCGAGCTCCTTCGGTCGGGTGCTTTAAATAACTGGATCGCTCTTGTGGGTTGAGTTGGTTCACCGGGCGATCCACCTGCAAATTGGACCTGTGGTGAGCGATGTCGTGAATTGTGCAGCCGACCAAGAAGGCATCAATGAGAGGGGCTTTTGCTTTTGTCAGTCCTGTTTTGTGGGCAATACCGAGAGCGAGGGCGGCCACGTTGATACCATGCTGGGCATAATTGCAATAGGCGTTGGGAATAGACAGCAAGCAGGCCACGGATTCTTGCTCGGTCATTAAGAAATCCGCAAATTGCCGTACCGAATCTTTGAGGGCCACGTAAAACCCGGGGTTGCCGGGTTCGTCGAGCACTTCTTCCACTGTGGCTTGCAGAGCTCCTTGAATGATTTCTGTTCGAATTTGAATGGGTTTGTCGAGGTTTGATTCATACGCTTGTGTGACGTTTCTTGATAGGTAGTCGCGGTAGGATTGTTTGTCAGTGTTCGGAATGTACATGCGATCGAGTTTTTTCTTTTGCAGGCGGGCTAGACGCTCTCCCTCAAAGCTGTCGCCTTTTCGGCAGTACAAAATAAATTTTCCTGCAACTCGCACGTAAGCATCAAACGGAATGGGAAGGTCCCCGCGTAACGTGCTCACTCGAATGGACATGTAATCACTTGGGTTCATCGCATCGTCCTTAGTAAATTGTGTCTTTTTTTGGCGATAATCGCAATGATTAAAGGACTAGGTCTGATTTTATTGGTGGGTATTTGCGGGTCAAAGCTGGTCTAGGGTCCATTGGGCCAGGTCGCCGAGACGAGGGTGATCAACAAGAGCGACAACATCGGCTCTTAACGCCGCAAGCTTGTGGTTTGCTGTAATGATTAGCGCATTTCTTTTTAGCCCCACGCCGCCGGCTCGCAAGAGGGGGCTGCCGTGTAGTTTTTTTTGTATTTGTTTGTTTGAAGTGCTGAGGATCCAGTGGAGTTCATCGATAAGATCGATATCATTGGCCAAAAGCTTTGGCACCATGGCCTGCATTTCTGATTTGCCAAAGG
Proteins encoded:
- a CDS encoding MarC family protein, whose translation is MKEQISYFLFAFTSLFTIVNPFSVMPLYLGMTENISRDKAVAVAKRGCVTAFIAMVVFSLTGKFIFDFFKISVDGLRIVGGILFFLTGFDMLQGKIARTKSLTDGESDTDEAKIAAVTPLAIPTIYGPGAITITTVLTTDASTYSQRTILFATFFLVSLATYFLLLGSRKIMRLLGESGSKVFSRLMGLIIMMIAVEFFFKGLKPYVLRLMVH
- a CDS encoding enoyl-CoA hydratase/isomerase family protein, producing the protein MEKSVLFSEEKIGERGLGVVQLNRPRALNALNLEMFEQLAERLLRWREDQSIACVVLLSGHEKAFCAGGDVKGLVEGLRKGPEGLDLAKRFFVFEYFVDYLIHAYPKPVLAWTQGLTMGGGIGISNGASHRVVVETSVFSMPEVNIGLFPDVGASFFLRDMPHDVGLFLGLTGYRLGPEDAMALGLSDYYLKDEWKRKVLADITRLPWVGERGHDVSLLDDYLNGVQRQRPAPSSSFVKELPAVMDLVDYKHVLEFDKAFSELKKSERLTAAYENYTRGCPLSKAITFRQLKTEPFPTLREAFLKEWHMAITSCENSNFVEGVRALLIDKDNQPNWMPADLNEVTEDQVDPYFNGAKNSASELDAMMKRHGI
- a CDS encoding alanine:cation symporter family protein, which translates into the protein MVVVLVGTGLALTLLLGFVQIKGFIHAIHVIRGRYDDPNDPGEISHFQALTTALSATVGLGNIAGVAVAISAGGPGAVFWMVVTGLVGMATKYSECSLAVMYRHVDERGEVHGGPMHYIVRGLGEKWRPLAVFFAFAAIVASFGAANMFQTNQVASVLVRSLPYDENLIKWVTGITLSLLTGMVIIGGIKRIGHVTGILVPLMGAIYVIGALIVIVSNIGQVPAVFSSIFSEAFGLNAAAGGVAGGAIRALIQGVRRACFSNEAGLGSAPIAHSAASTDEPIREGVVALLEPFIDTVVICSMTALVILISGAHLNSDGVEGVTLTAAAFDTGIPGFGTFFVTTAVVLFAYSTLLSWSYYGERAVDFLFPGSTKSLLIYKGLFCLLAIVGAVWTLGPVLAFSDIMLGLMVVPNLFAVWMLFPKLRAASKEYFDKLNAGQFTVHK
- a CDS encoding tryptophan 2,3-dioxygenase; protein product: MSYKPINYHDYLKLDQILSSQTPRSAEDGRPAHDEMLFIVVHQAYELWFKQILHEVDSILSCFNQPTVDEQDMGTAVSRLHRVIEIQRLLFEQVSIIETMTPLDFLDFRDLLYPASGFQSAQFRVLENKLGLMPNQRLSYNNTRYTEHLRPDQQQGISELEEQSSLFDCIERWLERTPFLEIGQFDFWGRYREAVGSMFQQERDALKQNPFLSDEDKKRGVASIEQSEGKFAALFDEKLYEQQRQQGTWRLSHKATRAALLIQLYRHQPIFQIPFSLITALQDIDENMTSWRYRHALMARRMLGAKIGTGGSSGSDYLQATAERHKVFSDFFQLTTFFIPKSKLPELPKDVKAQLGFYYNSHLPQE
- a CDS encoding aminotransferase class V-fold PLP-dependent enzyme, producing MSEPNATKGFGSDNHAGVHPAIMESLVHINSGHSPSYGTDPLSHELYKLVEKLFGSTAEAHMVFNGTAANVLAIKSLVSSHHSIVCTTDSHLNVDECGAPEANIGCKLIAVPTEHGKLTPAQVEETLIRKGDQHFSQVKAISITQPTELGTLYSKEEMLALSQCAKQHGLFFHVDGARFIYAAEALNATFKELTADVGVDALSFGGTKNGLLFGEMVILFNDQAKKDFKYVRKQQMQLPSKMRFLAAQFLQLLGPEELWKQIAREGHSKALELATRLKDIDGVEVVHPVQANSVFMKFPQAWTKPLRDRHFFYIWDEKTWIARLMISFDTTLDDIESFIQTINEVKKL
- a CDS encoding cyclase family protein is translated as MMSSIVFDISPKISARTAVFPGDQPFTQASSLSFASGDHLELSSIKTTLHIGAHADAPSHYMAGGAPIDRRSLDYYMGPCQVVQWAEPVVGRITLKHWGDRSVLAPRVLFATRSFLNPDQWSNEFASLSPELINYLAEREVITVGIDTPSIDPAEAKDLISHQAVAANDMAILEGLILKSVPEGVYDLIALPLKIEGADASPVRAILVADGNYSKTPVAP
- a CDS encoding histidine--tRNA ligase; translated protein: MSKLQPARGTHDLWGEDYKKHQNITSIAEEVARRFGFQGITTPIFEFTQVFKRTLGDTSDIVHKEMYTFVDRGNEEITLRPEGTAPIVRAFISNGLTRQLPFKAFYNGPMFRYERPQKGRLRQFHQVGVEHLGADKPRDDIEVIAMAALFLKELGLQDQISLDINSIGDTQSRLQYREKLVNYLQQHETQLSEDSQRRLSTNPLRILDSKDEKDQDIIGKAPRLHDSLNAESKEMFDEVCAGLDLLKIPYNKNPRLVRGLDYYCHCVFEFKAKNLGAQDTVLAGGRYDGLVEQMGGPTTTGVGWASGIERLALIYEPTLNAEPLIALIPLGEQAEKESLKLAQTLRENQFIVECVLSGNMSKRLKKADRLQAKKAVIFSDEDLAKSQVEIKNLESGTQVTLPLAELSTALRS